From one Mya arenaria isolate MELC-2E11 chromosome 4, ASM2691426v1 genomic stretch:
- the LOC128232636 gene encoding DNA repair protein RAD51 homolog 4-like gives MSVLRLGMCTALDQDNLDKLKLKNINKATDFISKDPEEIAELCSIPYKDAVAIRKILLAQYSAVPINGKQLYTRVVESSCILSTGCERLDAILDGGLYTGEVTEVCGGVAAGKTQICMSVCAGVISKEDQTAVCIDTNCSFSARRLEQMMADDVDKDNALFRVHAYDAFTYHEVLEVLETLKSDLKKGDDPFCTSLRLLVVDNVASVIYPSLGGGFFADNQGGITRLGLTLKSIASEFSIAVLISNNNVTGEGGAKVASLGRQWSQIPHVRFMLDGGEETQDERSASVIKNTRGAIGACTKFSITENGPLR, from the exons ATGTCGGTATTGCGACTAGGTATGTGTACAGCTTTAGATCAGGATAACTTAGACAAATTAAAGTTGAAGAATATCAACAAGGCCACAGATTTCATCAGCAAAGACCCAGAAGAAATTGCGGAGCTTTGCAGCATACCATACAAG GATGCTGTTGCCATTCGAAAGATTCTATTAGCCCAGTACTCGGCTGTACCTATCAACGGTAAACAATTGTACACACGTGTCGTGGAATCGTCGTGTATTTTATCGACAGGATGTGAAAG ACTAGACGCCATTCTCGATGGCGGGCTATATACTGGAGAAGTAACGGAGGTTTGTGGGGGTGTGGCGGCAGGTAAAACTCAG ATATGTATGAGTGTCTGTGCCGGTGTCATTTCGAAGGAAGATCAGACGGCTGTGTGTATCGATACCAACTGTTCCTTCTCCGCACGACGCCTCGAGCAGATGATGGCAGATGACGTCGAC aaAGATAACGCCCTCTTCAGAGTTCACGCGTACGATGCCTTCACTTACCACGAAGTTTTAGAAGTTCTGGAGACTTTAAAGTCAGATCTGAAGAAAGGGGACGACCCTTTTTGCACGTCCTTACGTCTGCTTGTTGTGGACAACGTAGCGTCAGTCATCTATCCATCTTTGGGTGGCGGATTCTTTGCTGACA ACCAAGGGGGAATAACTCGATTGGGATTGACTCTGAAATCTATTGCTTCAGAATTTTCTATCGCAGTTCTG ATATCGAATAATAATGTGACAGGCGAGGGCGGGGCCAAGGTCGCCTCTCTGGGTCGCCAATGGTCACAAATACCACACGTGCGCTTCATGCTCGATGGTGGCGAAGAAACCCAAGATGAGAGAAGCGCCAGTGTTATAAAAAACACAAGAGGG GCGATAGGAGCTTGTACCAAATTCTCCATCACAGAAAACGGTCCTCTCAGATGA